In one Scyliorhinus canicula chromosome 3, sScyCan1.1, whole genome shotgun sequence genomic region, the following are encoded:
- the tacc3 gene encoding transforming acidic coiled-coil-containing protein 3, producing the protein MDLIDLQSFNIMDEQCDPLIQVETSGRPSILRISQKENVPPKGSMKLSKVSFQTPVRDPFTRKVLGSHLTNTWDALEAGKYDARSTGSSENLDVTEGKVHEDSGGTSDFLGFNLQPEKTEAKQTTANGGSHEDEEHISPKGTYTLDFDMLDAMNPFQGVSKILNSPAEKLSNTKLDCVEQCSKISSVNDQALHKKTTNQSQITPSNSNADHVSKDVPSPLVESPSNVEQNCEVIISPNLSNCGKDSHEKMAPSTSQSVQISQLPPKDSISLKTGEPKLPSTLPEHDQSSQNTKDVDLVQPVRLEIEFNDNCVKCEKPPPEMLGQRPGGQLQLKKPATTAKKTVCGKSKKQTKEAIKQNEKTDSDALGPKMEYNIEWDKLDDVNFNPFGGGSKIGNSPCSAKLPATNSDGLCTSDPVENVDPNPIEKEMGEVQRSDEDPKIGDLLSSNELPGANSDGQYPNTIECVEPAVRETDEVQKPASSATNSDELCTSDPVENVDPIEKEMGEVQRSDEDPKIGDFLSSNELPGANSDGPYPTTIESVDPAVKETDEVQKPTSFAQTINCNGVPTMAIKQPSKKNTCKVKPMMEVSASTLSQDCVPSPTAESMLASGLERLIADARVPSTMTDAETLDVIDFGYSEPGSSAFRNGIIEDEAEEFRPADQIAAFNQPIEIDYLEQFGHSLFHASALRKQSLYLKFDPLLRESPLRHMETNSGLTNQAPDCSTLRDLETRPNQHAEQPEEMLDIHTLIPDLQPTINPGADFVSVLTEDAIIEVLKYSQKDMDAAILAVKEEVTCQKTITLEWKQKYEESLAQCAEMKKIVSEYSEVIFQMMEESSKKSELAKAELEKVTEEKLQALKELNSVEKSFSEVFKRFDKQKEAIEGYRKNEESLKKCAQDYLARIKKEEQRYQALKVHAEEKLNQANEEIAQVRNKYKAEVAALKAHLRKEQMKANSLERSLEEKTKENVELSKICDELISKMETI; encoded by the exons ATGGATTTGATTGACCTACAAAGTTTTAACATAATGGATGAACAATGTGACCCATTAATACAAGTGGAGACTTCAGGAAGGCCATCAATTCTTCGCATATCACAGAAGGAAAACGTCCCTCCCAAAGGGTCAATGAAGCTGTCAAAG GTGTCTTTTCAGACTCCTGTAAGAGACCCTTTTACACGCAAAGTGCTTGGCTCGCACCTGACTAATACGTGGGATGCACTTGAGGCTGGAAAATATGATGCGAGAAGCACTGGGAGCTCGGAAAATCTTGACGTGACTGAAGGAAAAGT GCATGAAGATTCTGGAGGTACTTCTGACTTTCTAGGTTTTAATCTGCAACCAGAGAAAACAG AGGCCAAACAAACTACTGCCAATGGTGGCAGTCATGAAGATGAGGAGCATATTTCACCCAAAGGAACATATACACTTGATTTTGACATGCTTGATGCAATGAATCCTTTTCAGGGTGTGTCCAAGATCTTAAACTCCCCAGCAGAGAAATTGAGCAACACTAAACTTGACTGTGTGGAGCAATGTTCAAAGATTTCCTCAGTGAATGACCAAGCACTGCATAAGAAAACTACAAATCAATCCCAAATCACTCCCTCCAACAGCAATGCAGACCATGTATCAAAAGATGTCCCTTCACCACTGGTGGAAAGTCCAAGCAATGTTGAACAGAACTGTGAGGTGATCATATCACCAAATTTATCCAACTGTGGGAAAGACAGTCATGAGAAGATGGCTCCCAGCACAAGTCAGAGTGTGCAAATTTCACAACTTCCCCCAAAAGACTCTATCAGCTTGAAAACAGGAGAGCCAAAGCTTCCAAGTACACTGCCTGAGCATGATCAATCATCTCAAAATACAAAGGATGTTGACCTAGTGCAACCAGTGAGGTTAGAGATTGAATTCAATGATAATTGTGTTAAATGTGAGAAACCcccaccagaaatgttggggcaAAGACCCGGAGGTCAGTTGCAGCTTAAGAAGCCAGCCACCACTGCAAAGAAGACTGTATGTGGCAAATCCAAAAAACAGACTAAGGAAGCTATAAAGCAGAATGAGAAAACGGATTCTGATGCTTTAGGCCCGAAGATGGAGTACAACATCGAGTGGGACAAACTGGATGATGTGAATTTTAATCCCTTTGGTGGAGGTTCTAAAATTGGTAATTCTCCCTGTTCAGCTAAACTACCAGCAACCAATTCTGATGGACTGTGTACATCAGATCCAGTCGAAAATGTTGATCCTAATCCTATtgaaaaggaaatgggtgaggtacaaaGGTCAGATGAAGACCCTAAAATTGGTGATTTGCTCAGTTCAAATGAACTGCCAGGAGCCAATTCTGATGGACAGTATCCAAATACAATAGAATGTGTGGAGCCTGCTGTAAGAGAGACAGATGAGGTACAGAAGCCAGCAAGCTCAGCAACCAATTCTGATGAACTGTGTACATCAGATCCAGTAGAAAATGTTGATCCTATtgaaaaggaaatgggtgaggtacaaaGGTCAGATGAAGACCCTAAAATTGGTGATTTTCTCAGTTCAAATGAACTGCCAGGAGCCAATTCTGATGGACCGTATCCAACTACAATAGAAAGTGTGGATCCTGCTGTAAAAGAGACTGATGAGGTACAGAAGCCAACAAGCTTTGCTCAGACAATCAACTGTAATGGTGTTCCTACTATGGCTATCAAGCAACCTTCCAAAAA GAACACTTGTAAAGTTAAACCTATGATGGAAGTCTCAGCATCAACTTTATCACAG GATTGTGTCCCTTCACCTACTGCTGAGTCTATGCTGGCATCTGGTTTAGAAAGGCTAATTGCTGATGCCAGAGTACCATCAACTATGACTGATGCAGAAACACTGGATGTTATTGACTTTGGCTATTCTGAGCCAGGATCCTCAGCATTCCGTAACGGTATCATTGAAGATGAAGCTGAAGAATTCAGGCCTGCCGACCAAA TTGCAGCATTTAATCAACCAATAGAAATTGATTACCTGGAGCAGTTTGGCCACTCTTTA TTCCATGCATCTGCTTTGAGAAAGCAATCCCTCTACCTGAAGTTTGATCCTCTTCTGAGAGAAAGCCCACTCAGACACATGGAGACTAATTCTGGTTTAACTAACCAGGCACCTGATTG TTCTACCCTTCGGGATCTTGAAACCAGACCTAATCAGCATGCTGAGCAACCAGAAGAAATGCTT gATATTCATACCTTGATCCCTGACCTGCAACCCACTATCAATCCAGGAGCTGATTTTGTTTCCGTTCTTACTGAAGATGCCATTATTGAAGTGCTAAAATACAGccagaaggacatggatgctGCAATTTTGGCTGTAAAGGAAGAG GTTACTTGTCAGAAAACCATAACTTTGGAATGGAAACAGAAGTATGAAGAAAGCCTAGCACAGTGTGCAGAAATGAA GAAAATTGTTAGTGAATATTCTGAAGTCATCTTTCAAATGATGG AGGAATCTAGCAAGAAGAGTGAATTGGCTAAGGCAGAGCTGGAGAAAGTAACAGAAGAAAAGCTGCAAGCCTTAAAGGAGCTGAACTCAGTTGAAAAATCATTTTCTGAGGTGTTTAAGCGATTTGATAAACAGAAAGAAGCAATTGAAGGTTACAGAAAA AATGAAGAGTCACTCAAGAAATGTGCTCAGGATTATCTTGCAAGGATTAAAAAGGAAGAGCAAAGATACCAGGCTCTGAAAGTTCATGCTGAAGAAAAATTGAATCA GGCAAATGAAGAGATAGCGCAAGTACGTAACAAATACAAGGCAGAGGTTGCTGCTCTCAAGGCTCATCTGCGCAAGGAGCAAATGAAAGCCAATTCCTTGGAAAGGAGTCTGGAAGAAAAG ACTAAGGAAAATGTGGAACTATCAAAAATCTGTGATGAACTGATTTCCAAGATGGAAACTATCTGA